The Calypte anna isolate BGI_N300 chromosome 2, bCalAnn1_v1.p, whole genome shotgun sequence genome includes a window with the following:
- the PRR15 gene encoding proline-rich protein 15: protein MADSAAATAGPHASVKGTSAGPWWKSLTSKKKHKEAAPAPPPPAATSETPAVPPSLGGQEEQPPPFGSGEAVGSGGGNRRSLRVSHSGRFKERRKVRTSLLADSPEVFDGGGAPGCAAQGGE from the coding sequence ATGGCGGACAGCGCCGCGGCCACTGCCGGTCCCCACGCCAGCGTGAAGGGCACCTCGGCGGGACCCTGGTGGAAGTCGCTGACCAGCAAGAAGAAGCACAAGGAAGCAGCGCCCGCCCCGCCACCCCCCGCCGCCACCAGCGAGACCCCCGCCGTCCCCCCGAGCCTCGGCGGTCAGGAGGAGCAGCCACCCCCCTTCGGCAGCGGCGAGGCCGTGGGTTCGGGAGGCGGCAACCGCCGGAGCCTCCGCGTCTCCCACTCGGGCCGCTTCAAGGAGAGGCGGAAGGTGCGCACCTCGCTGCTGGCCGACAGCCCTGAGGTCTTCGACGGTGGCGGTGCCCCGGGCTGTGCCGCCCAGGGGGGCGAGTAG